The following proteins are encoded in a genomic region of Magnolia sinica isolate HGM2019 chromosome 1, MsV1, whole genome shotgun sequence:
- the LOC131243104 gene encoding transcription factor TCP2 yields the protein MEVEEIQTQSRKRWRIGNGRDEGKIEEDDDDGECGIGEGDGEKGGDKGRLLAWQSSRIFRVSRNSGGKDRHSKVLTAKGLRDRRVRLSVSTAIQFYDLQDRLGYDQPSKAVEWLINAAADAIAELPSLDGAFPPTPKQASDEKRVEPEIGKQHQMQQQQQQQLLSLTKSTCSSTSETSKGSVLSLSRSEIRVKARERARERAAKEKEKEKESNSNIPQQHNQNHNSQSSFTELLTGCNNNNNHSHDDDNDASMAAAAAAQQTPNHNFMHKQFRQFPPSTDYFGQASSIFAPAAAKSHQSSGFASQAKSHQNSGFTSQNQFSNPQLGTVPLGVTATGGDHHPELQQFAFLQDHLVPVAATAPNDYNLNFAISSSLAGFNRGTLQSNSPSPLLPHLQRFPSSVVIDGPPPNVPFFIGAAAAASAASGGADSQFPAGFDGRLQLCYGDGCRHSDLKGKGKS from the coding sequence ATGGAGGTGGAGGAGATCCAGACGCAGTCGCGCAAGCGGTGGAGAATCGGGAACGGGAGAGACGAAGGGAAGATAGAAGAAGACGACGATGACGGAGAATGCGGGATTGGCGAAGGTgatggagagaaaggaggagacaAGGGCCGGCTCCTGGCGTGGCAATCGTCCAGGATTTTCAGGGTTTCAAGGAATTCCGGGGGAAAGGATCGACACAGCAAGGTGCTGACTGCGAAAGGGCTGAGGGACCGCCGTGTCCGCCTCTCGGTTTCGACGGCGATCCAGTTCTATGATCTTCAAGACCGTCTAGGCTACGATCAGCCGAGCAAGGCCGTGGAATGGCTGATAAATGCTGCTGCCGATGCTATTGCTGAGCTTCCGTCGCTTGATGGTGCGTTCCCCCCCACACCAAAGCAAGCCAGCGACGAGAAGCGGGTTGAGCCCGAAATCGGAAAACAGCACCagatgcagcaacaacagcagcagcagctgctttCACTAACGAAATCAACCTGCAGCAGCACTTCGGAGACAAGCAAGGGATCTGTCTTGTCTCTCTCCCGATCGGAGATCCGCGTCAAGGCCCGAGAGCGGGCCAGAGAAAGAGCtgcaaaagagaaggagaaagagaaggaatcAAACTCAAATATCCCCCAACAGCACAATCAAAACCATAATTCTCAAAGCTCCTTCACTGAACTCCTGACTggctgcaacaacaacaacaaccacagcCACGACGATGACAATGATGCATCCATGGCTGCTGCAGCAGCAGCCCAACAAACcccaaatcacaatttcatgcaCAAGCAATTCCGTCAATTCCCTCCTTCCACGGATTACTTCGGCCAAGCTAGTTCAATCTTCGCCCCGGCAGCAGCAAAATCCCACCAATCTTCTGGCTTTGCTAGCCAAGCGAAATCCCACCAAAATTCTGGCTTCACAAGCCAAAACCAGTTCTCGAACCCTCAGCTGGGCACAGTGCCGTTAGGTGTCACCGCCACCGGGGGCGATCACCACCCGGAGCTGCAGCAGTTTGCTTTCTTGCAAGATCATCTTGTCCCTGTGGCCGCCACTGCCCCGAACGACTACAATCTGAATTTCGCGATCTCTTCCAGCCTCGCTGGTTTCAATAGGGGGACCCTTCAGTCCAATTCACCGTCTCCGTTGTTGCCTCACTTACAGAGGTTTCCTTCTTCGGTTGTCATCGACGGCCCACCACCGAACGTGCCATTCTTCATAGGGGCCGCCGCCGCCGCATCTGCTGCAAGCGGTGGGGCCGATAGTCAGTTCCCAGCTGGGTTTGATGGCCGCCTGCAGCTCTGCTACGGGGATGGGTGCAGGCATTCAGACCTGAAGGGAAAAGGGAAGAGCTGA